One genomic region from Antedon mediterranea chromosome 3, ecAntMedi1.1, whole genome shotgun sequence encodes:
- the LOC140045114 gene encoding nonsense-mediated mRNA decay factor SMG8-like, which yields MYVTNMLEPSQFPTQFDVKKLVGSDDNICVIGVVGKGSHGSRSKSLVINTLLPQPVFKNFGFSEESADKSCHIEYYYDDKEKIVYLHLVSVFDVHHLHHLATNIQNQLSSNEWHQFLKENEAYFARALVFLFITCHLVVVVHPTSSFDISYVQTFRQVEATRAKLVSHLSTVLKDEGVARDWQNTGRMCTPRLLFICQKSGLSNEEGNDLAESKQFGKTRQKRKSPIQKLEHSVEDQIFKILRKSRVLTNNISHCLFTIPANQAFVYIMRDGQQLQDPVNLLINDLNENLSKARTVSNKLRKHQEPRRSRSSTWSSLDDPQTQVGEGEDDSMKAFIIQHVNLVLQKKGFDDGLVRGAVPSHLEVPVLRKWHEVSAKVFDVFFGENLDSKLQSHFNNLKASLDLEMRFSDARCAKIVPVASRMYQENASPFYISTVHRNKLAQAMKVYTQQARGPAVEKYANLLLEECELFWQNGRQLCEVASLTGHHCILKLHLLPSDVVDSDLDGRLPRMPHTNNNRTPCACNCGRDVNYREDPFNLKVANFDYFEELAEKCCGKLKKISFSVYASRSPSSSAEPALVASDDNRPSSIADSVEKIKQDHSTGNTGCSPALSLGQSGGSDVFTHYNSSLSVSEAVITERGKLVKQLSTADCLKGMTCTTSPPHLLPRYSSWSLVCLGKASSYNPTKGVEQPGFLRDSNYLLPWDIPVPKGSHLDPSWPAPGETGGRKGGRQRDKRPHRESSGENVIRAYIGNEFECPRGHRFICSSPDKIVKVTNGVVKETATKLIHLDMPLYFPCSCRTTKPPLGQLLRSFIVTPDVPLYIKINPRVRPGSSYTPTFHPEGCADGITLTRNAFWVLRYPYVYVSEAGPVPPPKDNTPPPGSKLLKGLYQTTSKAPE from the exons ATGTATGTTACCAACATGTTAGAACCATCACAATTTCCTACGCAGTTTGACGTAAA gAAACTGGTTGGGAGTGATGATAATATTTGTGTGATTGGTGTTGTTGGCAAAGGAAGTCACGGCTCAAGATCCAAGTCTCTTGTTATCAATACCTTGTTACCACAACCAGTATTTAAG aACTTCGGATTTTCTGAGGAATCGGCAGATAAAAGCTGTCATATTGAATATTACTATGACGACAAGGAAAAAATAGTATATCTACATCTTGTATCAGTATTTGATGTGCATCATCTTCATCACCTAGCAACTAATATTCAGAATCAACTATCAAGTAAT GAATGGCATCAATTCTTGAAAGAAAATGAAGCATACTTTGCTAGAGCATTGGTCTTCTTGTTTATTACATGCCATCTGGTTGTT GTAGTTCATCCGACAAGTAGTTTTGATATATCCTATGTCCAGACATTTAGGCAGGTAGAGGCCACCAG AGCCAAGTTGGTATCACACCTAAGCACTGTTCTCAAGGATGAAGGCGTTGCACGTGATTGGCAGAACACTGGCAGAATGTGCACCCCTAGGTTGCTGTTTATTTGTCAGAAG AGTGGTTTATCGAATGAAGAAGGAAATGATTTGGCTGAATCAAAGCAGTTTGGGAAGACTAGACAGAAG agaaAATCTCCAATTCAAAAACTTGAGCATTCCGTCGAGGACCAAATTTTCAAGATTCTAAGAAAAAGCCGTGTTTTGACAAACAATAT ATCTCATTGCCTTTTTACCATACCTGCCAATCAAGCCTTTGTCTACATCATGCGAGATGGGCAACAATTACAAGACCCGGTCAACCTACTTATCAACGACCTGAATGAGAATCTATCCAAGGCTAGAACCG TGTCAAATAAACTAAGAAAGCATCAAGAGCCACGTCGGTCAAGGTCATCCACTTGGTCATCTCTTGATGACCCCCAGACACAAGTTGGAGAGGGTGAGGATGACTCTATGAAAGCTTTCATTATACAGCATGTAAATCTGGTGTTGCAAAAGAAGGGCTTTGATGATGGGCTTGTGCGGGGAGCAGTTCCATCACATCTAGAG GTACCAGTATTGCGGAAGTGGCATGAGGTGTCTGCAAAGGTCTTTGATGTCTTCTTTGGTGAGAATTTAGACAGCAAGCTACAGAGCCACTTCAACAACCTGAAGGCATCTTTAGACTTGGAGATGAGATTTTCTGATGC tcgTTGTGCAAAGATTGTACCTGTGGCAAGTAGAATGTATCAGGAGAATGCCTCTCCCTTTTATATCAGCACAGTCCACCGAAACAAG CTGGCACAGGCAATGAAAGTCTACACTCAACAGGCTAGAGGTCCTGCTGTAGAGAAGTATGCTAATCTGCTGTTAGAAGAGTGTGAGCTGTTCTGGCAAAATGGAAGACAACTCTGTGAGGTGGCCAGCCTTACTGGACACCACTGCATATTGAAG CTTCATCTGCTTCCAAGTGATGTCGTGGATTCAGATCTTGATGGACGTCTTCCCAGAATGCCTCACACCAACAATAACCGCACCCCTTGTGCGTGCAACTGTGGTCGAGATGTTAATTACagagaagatccatttaatcTTAAG GTAGCAAATTTTGACTACTTTGAGGAGTTGGCAGAGAAGTGCTGTGGTAAGCTGAAGAAGATATCATTTTCAGTTTATGCATCAAGATCACCATCCTCATCCGCAGAACCTGCTCTGGTGGCCTCTGATGATAATAGGCCTTCTTCTATCGCAGATAGcgtagaaaaaataaaacaag ATCATAGTACCGGTAACACTGGATGTAGCCCAGCTTTAAGTCTTGGCCAATCAGGAGGGAGTGATGTATTCACCCACTACAACTCAAGCTTAAGTGTCAGTGAAGCTGTAATTACTGAAAGAG gCAAACTTGTAAAGCAGTTATCCACTGCAGACTGCTTGAAGGGTATGACCTGTACCACTTCACCTCCTCACCTTCTGCCCAGGTACTCATCATGGTCTCTGGTGTGTCTTGGCAAGGCTAGCTCCTACAATCCTACTAAAG GAGTGGAACAGCCTGGATTTTTACGGGATTCAAATTATCTCTTACCATGGGATATACCTGTACCCAAAGGGAGTCATTTGGACCCATCATGGCCTGCTCCAGGGGAGACAGGTGGGCGAAAAGGTGGCAGGCAACGAGACAAGCGACCTCATCGTG AATCATCTGGTGAAAATGTGATTAGAGCATACATTGGGAATGAGTTTGAATGTCCACGAGGTCATCGCTTCATCTGCTCAAGCCCCGACAAGATTGTGAAGGTTACCAATGGAGTTGTGAAGGAAACAGCTACAAAGCTCATACATCTGGATATGCCATTATATTTCCCATGCTCTTGCAG AACAACTAAACCACCACTAGGCCAGCTCCTTCGTTCTTTCATCGTAACACCAGATGTGCCTCTGTACATCAAGATCAACCCCAGGGTGCGGCCAGGTTCGTCATACACACCTACATTCCACCCTGAAGGATGTGCAGATGGTATTACACTGACAAGGAATGCATTCTGGGTGTTGCGTTATCC